In a genomic window of Pseudoalteromonas ulvae UL12:
- a CDS encoding flagellar brake domain-containing protein, translating to MKNSIHHILTQLKPASPVTVEITDHVGKRISARSIFIGYLPNQFLFLQAPDARKLDGIDSLLQPQTVCTVRALCEEGKGAVMAFLTTIEKVIDSPTKMLACSLPREVASQSLRDKVRIPTLIEGSLSCEKHTSEVKILDVSAEGCRVLIEKDHPFTLKVRDCIAVRLGELKNEDCFSLTGVVCSIKKQAEFEFLGIKFDVDTSSDIELLIKKLIFNQ from the coding sequence TTGAAAAACTCAATTCATCACATACTCACGCAATTAAAGCCAGCATCGCCTGTGACAGTTGAAATTACCGATCATGTTGGTAAGCGTATTTCAGCTCGCAGTATTTTTATTGGCTACCTGCCGAACCAATTTTTATTTTTACAAGCCCCAGATGCGAGAAAACTTGATGGCATAGATAGTTTATTGCAACCGCAAACTGTGTGTACGGTACGGGCCTTATGTGAAGAAGGCAAAGGTGCGGTGATGGCGTTTCTTACCACAATCGAAAAGGTAATCGATTCCCCAACAAAAATGCTGGCTTGTTCCTTACCGAGAGAGGTAGCAAGCCAATCACTTAGAGATAAAGTGAGGATCCCCACTTTAATTGAGGGCAGCTTAAGCTGTGAAAAGCATACATCCGAAGTGAAAATTTTAGATGTGTCAGCCGAAGGTTGTCGGGTGCTTATCGAAAAAGATCATCCCTTTACATTAAAAGTACGCGATTGTATTGCTGTGCGACTTGGCGAGCTGAAAAATGAAGACTGTTTTTCATTAACAGGCGTGGTGTGCAGTATTAAAAAGCAGGCAGAGTTTGAGTTTTTAGGAATTAAATTCGATGTCGATACTTCATCTGATATTGAGTTACTGATTAAAAAGTTAATTTTTAATCAGTAA
- a CDS encoding response regulator, translating into MVSKTLFQSKVLIVDDQPLAQSYMKQSLESIGFRELTCAEHAHSAIRLCEKQKFDLILCSFNLGRDKDGYHLYEELKKKRLVRQSTGFIFISAETDASLVRSVVELQPDDFLAKPFVLRELSVRIERLLKRKRALAKIYDFIDVENYSKALKYIESNLSADGMAHYSPILLRLKGELLIKLKRFAEAKEFFKSVLNLQKFTWAKVGLVESFIANHEFKMAKSLLEAMVEKPETKLVSYDLLGKLELQLKNYHQAQEYLASASEMSPRNIERQTSLLNVARINHDYEQHYDTNRSILKYAKHSIHDCPDIYLNVARAGVDYALTTEQSDLINRLTRQTNDYLSELKQQFPDADTQEQLDIVRARLHYLKDEREKAVALINQLVEEDGPIRSLEDTLDKAKALHELGFHQRSSVLFEKIAEHCAKYPSKDETFMAYLDQEKQERNDIKYGPRELNNNAVQQYQKGKYQQAVDTFTQAFRIMPRNQSIALNLLQCILNASHNGQSFNSELINKCKKTIEASRLDNDQRIRYDKIKEQLQQSGL; encoded by the coding sequence ATGGTCAGCAAAACACTCTTTCAATCTAAGGTTCTGATCGTAGACGATCAACCCTTAGCGCAAAGCTATATGAAGCAGTCTCTTGAAAGCATTGGCTTTAGAGAGTTGACCTGTGCTGAACATGCTCACTCCGCGATCCGTTTATGTGAAAAACAAAAATTCGATTTAATCTTATGCTCATTTAATCTTGGCCGAGATAAAGACGGCTATCATCTCTATGAAGAATTAAAAAAGAAACGTTTAGTGCGCCAGTCAACCGGCTTCATTTTTATTAGTGCAGAAACCGATGCAAGTTTGGTTCGCAGCGTTGTCGAATTACAGCCTGATGATTTTCTCGCAAAGCCTTTTGTGCTTCGGGAATTGAGCGTGCGTATTGAGCGATTATTAAAACGAAAACGTGCACTGGCAAAAATTTATGATTTTATCGATGTAGAGAATTACTCCAAAGCACTTAAATATATTGAAAGTAATTTAAGTGCCGATGGCATGGCCCATTACTCCCCTATTCTATTGCGACTAAAAGGTGAATTACTGATCAAATTAAAGCGCTTCGCTGAGGCAAAAGAGTTTTTCAAATCAGTGTTAAATTTACAAAAATTCACTTGGGCTAAAGTGGGTCTGGTGGAATCATTTATTGCAAACCACGAATTCAAAATGGCTAAATCCCTCTTAGAAGCCATGGTAGAAAAGCCTGAAACCAAGCTGGTTTCTTATGATTTGTTAGGTAAATTAGAATTACAGCTTAAGAATTATCACCAGGCGCAGGAGTACTTAGCCTCCGCCTCTGAAATGTCGCCACGTAACATTGAACGGCAGACTTCGTTACTCAATGTCGCCCGCATTAATCACGATTATGAACAACATTATGATACTAACCGCAGTATTTTAAAATACGCCAAACACTCCATTCATGATTGCCCTGATATCTACCTTAATGTAGCAAGAGCTGGGGTCGATTATGCGCTAACCACTGAGCAATCAGACTTAATCAATCGCCTGACGCGACAAACCAATGACTACCTATCTGAATTAAAACAGCAGTTTCCTGATGCTGATACACAAGAGCAGCTGGATATCGTTCGCGCACGTTTACATTACCTCAAAGATGAGCGTGAAAAAGCTGTTGCACTTATTAATCAACTTGTTGAAGAAGATGGCCCCATCCGATCATTGGAAGATACCCTAGATAAAGCCAAAGCATTACATGAACTCGGCTTTCATCAGCGCTCTAGCGTCCTGTTTGAAAAAATTGCCGAACACTGCGCAAAATATCCAAGCAAAGATGAAACTTTCATGGCTTATCTCGACCAAGAAAAACAAGAGCGCAATGATATAAAATATGGACCCAGAGAGCTCAATAACAATGCTGTGCAACAATATCAAAAAGGTAAATACCAGCAAGCTGTCGATACATTTACTCAAGCGTTTCGCATTATGCCTCGAAACCAAAGTATTGCGCTTAATTTATTGCAATGTATCTTAAACGCCAGCCACAATGGCCAGTCCTTTAATTCCGAGCTTATCAACAAGTGCAAAAAAACCATAGAAGCAAGTCGC
- a CDS encoding LysR family transcriptional regulator: MNIEDLRKLVHLTQTQNVHLTAFAFNVTTGALSKTLKKIENHLNTPLFDRVGRHLRLNANGHKFSLHANDIINRYDVMLSEYISRDAKHWLTIAGPAVLLDHYLADILPHLANKHIEVNLETVFEGEAISRLKKGQIQLAVVTDAAISDWQAMGLNVITLGVTTFKLVAATAHGINNVSAPTLATALEAKFVCPSSSPFCGITRGIGSDGWPDHRYPRNIAFRCDSFASLISLLKKEPLLAYIPDIALDPQLSVIELADFSPHNQEVINLVYKPSIAPGWLLELVDKINALQMQS; this comes from the coding sequence ATGAATATTGAAGACTTACGTAAATTAGTGCACTTAACACAAACACAAAATGTGCATCTCACTGCTTTCGCTTTTAATGTCACCACAGGTGCTTTGTCTAAGACATTGAAAAAAATAGAAAACCACCTCAACACCCCTTTATTTGACCGAGTCGGTCGTCATCTTCGCCTCAATGCCAATGGACATAAATTCAGCCTTCACGCCAATGATATCATTAACCGATATGATGTCATGCTCAGTGAATATATCAGCCGCGATGCAAAACATTGGTTAACCATTGCAGGGCCTGCTGTGTTGCTGGATCACTACTTGGCTGACATCCTCCCGCATTTAGCGAACAAACACATCGAAGTTAATTTAGAAACCGTCTTTGAAGGTGAGGCGATCAGTAGGCTAAAAAAAGGCCAAATACAGTTAGCTGTTGTCACTGATGCGGCCATTTCAGACTGGCAAGCAATGGGATTGAATGTCATTACATTAGGCGTCACAACGTTTAAATTAGTCGCAGCAACAGCTCATGGAATTAATAACGTAAGCGCACCGACACTCGCAACGGCGCTTGAGGCTAAGTTTGTGTGCCCGAGCAGTTCACCATTTTGTGGCATTACCCGTGGCATTGGCTCTGATGGCTGGCCAGATCATCGCTATCCGCGCAATATTGCATTTCGCTGTGACAGTTTTGCCTCATTAATTAGCTTACTCAAAAAAGAGCCCCTCCTTGCTTATATTCCTGATATTGCACTAGATCCACAACTTTCAGTGATTGAACTCGCCGATTTTTCACCACATAATCAAGAAGTGATTAACCTAGTTTATAAGCCAAGTATTGCGCCTGGTTGGTTACTCGAGCTGGTCGATAAAATAAACGCGCTGCAAATGCAATCATGA
- the gloA gene encoding lactoylglutathione lyase encodes MRLLHTMLRVADLEKSIAFYTQVLGMKEIRRAENPEYRYTLAFVGYADESEQAVIELTHNWDTDSYDLGNAYGHIALEFDDIYTACEQIKQRGGIVSREPGPVLGGTTEIAFVKDPDGYAIELIQTKTKLDDF; translated from the coding sequence ATGCGTTTACTCCATACTATGCTTCGCGTGGCTGATTTAGAAAAATCCATCGCCTTTTACACGCAAGTACTGGGCATGAAAGAAATCCGTCGTGCTGAAAATCCAGAATATCGCTATACGTTAGCTTTCGTCGGTTATGCTGACGAATCAGAGCAAGCCGTCATTGAACTCACTCACAATTGGGATACCGATAGCTATGATCTGGGTAATGCATACGGCCATATTGCACTCGAATTTGATGATATTTACACTGCATGTGAGCAAATTAAACAACGAGGTGGCATCGTGAGCCGTGAACCAGGCCCAGTATTAGGCGGCACAACTGAGATTGCCTTTGTGAAAGATCCTGATGGTTACGCCATTGAACTTATTCAAACCAAAACCAAACTAGACGACTTCTAA